A genomic window from Nosocomiicoccus massiliensis includes:
- a CDS encoding protein adenylyltransferase SelO family protein, protein MYSYTYLDNSEIFYETHTPLHYDFKEKLFNVPLGRKFDFKSASDLFNNQETPFSQSYFGHQFGNPVILGDGRQIIIGETLLDNSPVDIAVKGSGPTRYSRGGDGLLPIDAAIKEYIYSEFLYNIHIPTTRSLALLETTEVAERVVDKTAALLIRVANSHLRVGTIQFGKVAGEPYLKEIVDYAINRHYPYLKDIDDNKKYKMFFEMVVRKQAELVAHWQSVGFVHGVMNTDNVTIDGSTIDFGPCAFLETYHQDAVFSQIDEGGRYRYQNQPKIMHWNLSKLGEAMISLFSDDEKEAVEIAQSVLDQFPKFYNRKWFTLMGEKIGIEDIDYNDENDQKMIIEFLKEIEERQLDYTNTFRQLALGTLAFTPNYRDHVVDYDLMKRKNPSFVPRHHTVQQAIEDAINGDYNKVHEMLKASTKPYNDNVPEYLKESRGNDFYTTCGT, encoded by the coding sequence ATGTATAGCTACACATATTTAGATAACAGTGAAATATTTTATGAAACTCATACACCACTACATTATGATTTTAAAGAGAAACTATTTAACGTACCGTTAGGTCGTAAATTCGACTTTAAAAGTGCATCAGATTTATTTAATAATCAAGAGACACCATTTTCTCAAAGTTATTTTGGTCATCAGTTTGGTAACCCAGTTATTTTAGGAGACGGCAGACAAATAATAATAGGCGAAACATTATTAGACAATTCACCTGTTGACATAGCTGTAAAGGGAAGTGGACCGACGAGGTATTCTCGTGGTGGAGACGGATTACTGCCGATCGACGCTGCCATTAAAGAATACATTTACTCAGAGTTTTTATATAATATTCATATACCGACGACGAGAAGTTTAGCGTTATTAGAAACGACTGAAGTTGCTGAAAGAGTAGTCGATAAGACAGCCGCGTTACTAATCCGAGTTGCGAATTCTCATTTACGTGTTGGTACGATTCAATTTGGCAAGGTAGCTGGAGAACCGTATTTAAAAGAAATCGTCGATTACGCAATTAATAGACATTATCCGTATTTAAAAGATATTGACGATAACAAAAAATACAAAATGTTTTTTGAAATGGTCGTAAGAAAACAAGCCGAACTCGTTGCACATTGGCAAAGTGTTGGATTTGTGCATGGAGTTATGAATACAGATAACGTAACGATTGACGGTTCAACAATTGACTTTGGACCGTGTGCATTTTTAGAAACGTATCATCAAGACGCAGTATTTAGCCAAATTGACGAGGGCGGTAGATATCGTTATCAAAACCAACCGAAAATTATGCACTGGAACTTAAGCAAACTCGGTGAGGCGATGATTTCATTATTTAGTGACGATGAAAAAGAAGCGGTTGAAATTGCGCAATCCGTACTCGATCAATTCCCTAAATTTTATAACCGCAAATGGTTTACGTTAATGGGTGAAAAAATCGGTATAGAAGATATCGACTATAACGATGAAAACGACCAAAAAATGATTATTGAATTTTTAAAAGAAATCGAAGAAAGACAACTCGATTATACAAATACGTTTAGACAACTCGCTTTAGGGACACTAGCATTTACACCAAATTATCGTGATCACGTCGTAGATTATGACTTAATGAAACGAAAAAATCCATCGTTTGTGCCGAGACATCATACGGTACAGCAAGCGATAGAAGATGCAATAAATGGGGATTACAATAAAGTACATGAAATGCTAAAGGCAAGTACAAAACCATATAATGACAACGTTCCAGAGTACTTAAAAGAGTCGAGAGGCAACGACTTTTATACGACGTGTGGAACGTGA
- a CDS encoding type II toxin-antitoxin system HicA family toxin: MSSSKDLIKKIEHEGWYLVKIVGSHYHFKHDTNPGKVTVPHPKKDLPRGTERSILKQAGLL, from the coding sequence ATGAGTTCATCAAAAGATCTTATTAAAAAGATTGAGCACGAGGGTTGGTATCTTGTTAAAATCGTTGGAAGTCATTACCATTTTAAACATGATACAAATCCAGGAAAAGTAACTGTGCCTCATCCAAAAAAAGATTTACCTCGAGGTACAGAGCGTTCAATTTTAAAGCAAGCAGGGCTTTTATAG
- the allC gene encoding allantoate deiminase: MDIRSTFIKLDEKFSRFGGLEPRGITRLLYTDEWKAAVNALIEEFDNNGLEVVQDSIGNVSGKLVGVNSDETILTGSHIDTVVEGGHLDGQYGILAGLTAILYLKEKYGQPKKNIEVLALAEEEGSRFPIAFWGSKNFFNIQDNEIVKGLTDSEGVNFVDAMRQSGFDFRTDDSVRNDIKAWIEIHIEQGQVLEKEQKQIGVVTGIVGFKRYYINLKGEANHAGTTPMGYRKDVVVSFSEIVQRLNQKAKEIGDPLVITFGKVNLVPNVTNVVPGEIEFSVDTRHIDEKELNHFSKIVEDTIQEVATKNGLEATITLHLDEQPTLMNEEIIKTIEDSAKEVTSGNYKFMVSGAGHDTQIFSQFVPSGMLFVSSIGGLSHNVEEDTDIEDLVKGIEVLAKALYKLAY; the protein is encoded by the coding sequence ATGGATATTCGTTCAACGTTTATAAAGTTAGATGAAAAATTTTCTCGTTTTGGTGGTTTAGAACCACGTGGGATTACACGATTATTATATACAGATGAGTGGAAGGCTGCCGTTAATGCCCTCATTGAAGAGTTCGATAATAACGGATTAGAAGTCGTTCAAGATTCAATCGGTAACGTTTCAGGTAAACTCGTTGGAGTAAATAGCGATGAGACGATTTTAACGGGATCTCATATCGACACTGTCGTTGAAGGTGGTCATCTCGACGGGCAATACGGAATTCTCGCCGGACTTACAGCGATTCTTTACTTAAAAGAAAAATATGGTCAACCTAAGAAAAATATTGAAGTACTTGCACTCGCTGAAGAAGAAGGTAGCCGGTTCCCAATTGCATTTTGGGGCAGTAAAAACTTCTTTAACATTCAAGATAACGAAATTGTAAAAGGACTCACAGACTCTGAAGGCGTTAATTTTGTCGATGCTATGAGACAATCAGGTTTTGACTTTAGAACAGACGACTCAGTACGAAACGACATTAAAGCGTGGATAGAAATTCATATTGAGCAAGGTCAAGTGCTAGAAAAAGAACAAAAACAAATCGGTGTCGTTACAGGTATTGTTGGTTTTAAACGATATTACATAAACTTAAAAGGTGAAGCAAACCATGCTGGAACAACACCGATGGGTTATAGAAAAGATGTAGTTGTTTCATTTAGCGAAATCGTACAAAGACTAAATCAGAAAGCTAAAGAGATTGGAGATCCACTTGTCATTACGTTTGGTAAAGTAAACCTCGTTCCAAATGTCACGAACGTTGTCCCAGGTGAAATTGAATTTAGTGTAGACACGCGTCATATAGACGAAAAGGAATTAAATCACTTTAGTAAAATTGTCGAAGATACGATTCAAGAAGTTGCTACAAAAAATGGATTAGAAGCGACGATTACACTTCATTTAGATGAACAACCAACATTGATGAATGAAGAAATTATAAAAACGATCGAAGATTCTGCAAAAGAAGTAACATCAGGGAACTATAAGTTTATGGTTTCAGGCGCAGGTCATGACACACAAATATTTTCACAGTTTGTACCATCAGGTATGTTGTTCGTATCATCTATCGGTGGATTATCTCATAACGTCGAAGAAGACACAGATATTGAAGATTTAGTTAAAGGGATTGAAGTTTTAGCAAAAGCGTTGTATAAATTAGCGTATTAA
- the rsgA gene encoding ribosome small subunit-dependent GTPase A: protein MDYGIREYSNKNDLDINKVGRVIVKYGHYYDIYLNNNIYRKVMAVNQISSDQVFVGDFVHVVNLDDEHYIVEVLKRRNVVSKEASTTMKSYHDKSKEQILATNVDNVFILIAADQKFTIGKLERYILTFKKKDIHLNIVITKADYRDKTESIRKEINKFYPELNIFLLSNFNADNIEDFKQLIQKNSISILLGASGVGKSTLFNNLFSQDNQHTQSVRTDGKGKHTTTHTQMLYNDLLNAYIIDTPGFKTINAVHSVDESILFSDIMKLSKYCKFRDCTHSHEPGCAVKKAINEGDISEDYYERYLENKRIIDGQIRHQKQKERKHK, encoded by the coding sequence ATGGATTACGGTATTCGTGAATATTCGAATAAAAATGATTTAGATATAAATAAAGTCGGAAGAGTTATTGTAAAGTATGGTCATTACTATGATATATACTTAAATAATAATATATATAGAAAAGTAATGGCAGTAAACCAAATTTCTAGCGATCAAGTATTCGTTGGGGATTTTGTTCATGTTGTGAATTTAGATGATGAACACTATATTGTAGAAGTATTAAAGCGTAGAAATGTGGTTTCTAAAGAAGCAAGTACAACAATGAAGTCGTATCATGATAAAAGTAAAGAACAAATACTAGCAACTAATGTTGACAACGTGTTTATACTTATTGCAGCAGATCAAAAGTTTACAATTGGTAAATTAGAAAGATATATTTTAACTTTTAAAAAGAAAGATATTCATTTAAATATTGTTATCACTAAAGCAGATTATAGAGATAAGACAGAAAGTATTCGTAAAGAAATAAATAAGTTTTATCCAGAATTAAATATCTTTTTATTGTCTAATTTTAATGCTGATAATATTGAAGACTTTAAACAATTAATTCAGAAAAATTCAATTTCTATTTTATTAGGAGCTTCAGGAGTAGGAAAGTCAACGTTATTTAATAATTTATTCAGTCAAGACAACCAACACACGCAATCAGTGCGTACGGATGGGAAAGGTAAACATACTACAACACATACTCAAATGCTATATAATGACTTGTTAAATGCATATATCATAGATACACCAGGTTTTAAAACAATTAATGCGGTACATTCTGTAGATGAGTCCATTCTTTTTTCTGACATTATGAAGTTATCTAAATACTGTAAATTTAGAGATTGTACACATTCACATGAACCAGGTTGTGCTGTAAAGAAAGCAATAAATGAAGGCGATATTAGCGAAGATTACTATGAACGATATTTAGAAAATAAAAGAATTATCGACGGACAGATACGTCATCAAAAACAAAAAGAAAGGAAGCATAAATAA
- a CDS encoding ABC transporter ATP-binding protein, protein MDFCKTFIFYYIKPFKKENFFMLCIIALGSLTLTAWGISSSYALTSLANHDVKKFYMWILIMIVSLIIWSLQIHLDSWYYTKVVQKMNTQIRIDIAEHLGNIEYQDFHQKSSGEYTSWMTNDINMINDYGYATLQMIITQIFTITFSSIALFSFHFSLNIAVFFFAIIMIITPKFFSKSMNRKINEVSNANEKFTNYSNDIFDKYDLYYSTNNEKILVEKFEKESLKLANKKISLATLTGYMYGTNNFVSLISQVAILLVAALLFFKNIAPIGTITAAQYFSATIFTSLMGISSNYVELKTTQPIFEKFFKSKRRVNNKEELLTISQGIEFSNVSFKYDDEVVLDNVNLKFEPGKKYALVGPSGSGKSTILKLLMGFINDYDGAITVDGKDVKTFSKDSWVNKFTYLEQKSPIIVGTLLENIDISNTNNQIDIANLMDRVGLSEWTIDKDVSSYIINENILSGGQKQKIAYARSLIRDTEIILFDEGTSALDRESASIIEEDILNSNKTVIIISHHLTDDIKSRLDTIYYL, encoded by the coding sequence TTGGATTTTTGTAAAACGTTTATTTTTTATTACATTAAACCTTTTAAAAAAGAAAATTTTTTTATGCTATGTATTATAGCACTTGGATCGTTGACTTTAACTGCTTGGGGCATTTCTAGTTCCTATGCGCTAACAAGTTTAGCAAATCATGACGTAAAAAAGTTCTACATGTGGATATTAATCATGATAGTCTCTCTTATTATTTGGTCTCTTCAGATTCATTTAGATTCATGGTATTATACAAAAGTTGTTCAGAAAATGAATACTCAGATACGTATTGATATTGCAGAACATTTAGGAAATATTGAATATCAAGATTTTCATCAAAAGAGTAGTGGAGAGTATACCTCTTGGATGACAAATGATATTAATATGATTAATGATTATGGGTATGCAACTTTACAAATGATTATCACTCAAATTTTTACGATAACTTTTAGTAGTATCGCTCTTTTTTCATTTCATTTCAGTTTAAACATAGCGGTATTTTTCTTTGCTATTATTATGATTATCACACCCAAATTTTTTAGTAAATCAATGAATAGAAAAATTAATGAAGTATCAAATGCCAATGAAAAATTCACAAATTATTCTAATGATATATTCGATAAATACGATTTGTATTATAGTACAAATAATGAAAAAATACTTGTTGAAAAATTTGAAAAAGAATCATTAAAATTGGCGAATAAAAAAATATCTTTAGCCACTTTAACTGGATATATGTATGGTACTAATAATTTTGTTAGTTTAATAAGTCAAGTGGCTATTTTACTAGTTGCTGCATTGTTATTTTTTAAAAATATCGCCCCAATTGGTACGATTACAGCAGCACAATATTTTTCTGCAACTATTTTTACTAGTTTGATGGGGATTAGTTCAAATTATGTAGAGTTAAAAACAACGCAACCAATATTTGAGAAGTTTTTCAAAAGTAAGAGAAGAGTAAATAATAAGGAAGAACTATTAACTATTTCACAAGGCATTGAATTTTCAAATGTTAGTTTTAAATATGATGATGAAGTTGTGCTTGATAATGTGAATTTAAAATTTGAGCCTGGTAAAAAGTATGCGTTAGTAGGACCATCTGGATCGGGAAAATCAACGATTTTGAAGCTGTTGATGGGATTCATAAATGATTATGATGGCGCAATAACAGTTGATGGAAAAGATGTAAAAACATTTTCAAAAGATTCCTGGGTGAATAAATTTACATACCTTGAACAAAAATCTCCAATTATAGTTGGCACATTATTAGAGAATATTGATATTTCAAACACTAATAACCAAATAGATATTGCTAATTTGATGGATAGAGTTGGATTAAGTGAATGGACAATAGATAAGGATGTCTCGAGTTATATCATTAATGAAAATATTTTATCTGGTGGACAAAAACAGAAAATTGCATATGCGAGATCTTTAATTAGAGATACAGAGATTATATTATTTGATGAAGGCACATCCGCTTTAGATAGAGAAAGTGCTTCTATTATAGAGGAAGATATTTTAAATAGTAATAAAACAGTGATAATAATATCGCATCACTTAACAGATGACATAAAAAGTAGATTAGATACTATTTATTACTTGTAA
- the arcC gene encoding carbamate kinase, which produces MSQKVVLALGGNAILQPKQEPTYENQYENVYSAATSMVDLIKAGHEIIVTHGNGPQVGLIIAQNEAAKADIKPMPVFVSSAESQGMIGFMLEQALKNKLKEANIDKNVVSLLTMTEVDKDDEAFQNPTKPIGVFFTEEEAKRMEEELGYDMKEDAGRGYRRVVPSPEPKLIHGVEEIKTLSEQSIVISSGGGGIPVWRDEDGVIHGVDAVIDKDRSALKLALQSDADKLMILTDVPNALINYGTENETKLERVTVEEMERYIEEGHFASGSMLPKVEAAIGFAKSGEGKESIICSLSDAVKALAGEAGTHITL; this is translated from the coding sequence ATGAGTCAAAAAGTAGTTTTAGCATTAGGTGGTAACGCAATTTTACAACCAAAACAAGAGCCAACTTACGAGAACCAGTACGAAAACGTGTATAGCGCAGCGACGAGTATGGTTGACCTCATCAAAGCAGGACACGAAATTATCGTTACTCATGGTAACGGACCTCAAGTTGGTCTTATTATTGCTCAAAATGAAGCGGCTAAAGCTGACATTAAACCGATGCCAGTATTTGTAAGTAGTGCGGAATCACAAGGTATGATTGGATTCATGCTTGAGCAAGCACTAAAAAACAAGCTGAAAGAAGCAAATATCGACAAAAACGTCGTATCATTACTCACGATGACTGAAGTTGACAAAGACGACGAAGCGTTTCAAAATCCGACTAAACCAATCGGCGTATTCTTCACTGAAGAAGAAGCAAAACGTATGGAAGAAGAACTCGGATACGACATGAAAGAAGACGCAGGACGTGGATATCGACGCGTCGTGCCATCTCCAGAACCAAAACTTATTCACGGTGTCGAAGAAATTAAAACACTTTCTGAACAATCGATCGTTATTTCTTCAGGCGGTGGGGGTATTCCGGTTTGGCGTGACGAAGACGGTGTCATTCACGGAGTGGACGCTGTAATCGATAAGGACCGTTCAGCACTTAAACTTGCACTACAAAGTGATGCAGATAAGTTAATGATTTTAACAGATGTACCGAACGCTCTTATTAACTACGGTACAGAAAACGAAACAAAATTAGAACGCGTCACTGTCGAAGAAATGGAACGATATATTGAAGAAGGTCACTTCGCTTCAGGTTCAATGCTTCCTAAAGTAGAGGCAGCAATTGGTTTTGCAAAATCAGGTGAAGGAAAAGAATCGATTATTTGTTCATTATCTGATGCGGTTAAAGCATTAGCAGGTGAAGCGGGTACTCATATTACGTTATAA
- a CDS encoding IS1182 family transposase — protein sequence MLGKSLNSRDQIEFVAISDLVPKDHLLRKVDAVLDLNFVYDSVKDRYCLDNGRPGIDPVILVKIVLIQHLFGIKSMRQTIREIDTNVAYRWYLGFGFHDKVPHFSTFGKNYARRFSDGQLFDEIFEHILEIAMSHGLIDTSALYIDSTHIKANANRNKYTKETIKKTATFYAEELREEVNDIRLSEGKKLYPPKESNEEKTSRVSKTDPDAGYYVKSEREKQFAYSMHACVDSHGFVLDQHVTPGNIHDSTQLHVSIDRLLEKGYSIQSVAVDAGYKTPANARYLLNKNITPYMPYTRPRGSKDLLKKSEYVYDEYYDVYLCPGGSELTYRRTDKDGYRLYMSDPMKCKECPLLSQCTKSQGKQKVITRHVWQSYIDTVEEIRHTEKGKTEYKKRSQTVERRFGDAKEQHGLRWTRHRGIKKVFRDTTLICACMNLKKLANWLIKEPQLTV from the coding sequence ATGTTAGGAAAATCATTAAATTCACGTGATCAAATAGAATTTGTAGCGATTAGCGACCTCGTACCAAAAGATCATCTACTAAGAAAAGTGGATGCCGTATTAGATTTAAATTTTGTGTATGATTCTGTAAAGGATAGATACTGTTTAGATAATGGTCGACCTGGGATTGATCCAGTAATTCTTGTAAAAATTGTGTTGATTCAACATTTATTTGGTATAAAATCCATGCGACAAACAATTAGAGAAATTGATACAAACGTTGCTTATCGTTGGTATCTTGGTTTTGGATTTCATGATAAGGTGCCACATTTTTCAACCTTTGGAAAGAATTATGCACGTCGCTTTAGTGACGGTCAATTATTTGACGAGATTTTTGAGCATATTTTAGAAATCGCGATGTCTCATGGACTGATTGACACTTCTGCATTATACATAGACTCAACGCATATCAAAGCAAACGCTAATCGTAATAAGTATACGAAAGAAACGATTAAAAAAACAGCGACTTTCTATGCTGAGGAATTACGTGAAGAAGTCAATGACATCCGGTTATCAGAAGGAAAAAAGCTTTACCCTCCAAAAGAATCCAATGAAGAAAAAACGAGTCGTGTTAGTAAAACAGATCCGGATGCAGGATATTATGTAAAAAGTGAGCGTGAAAAACAATTTGCTTACAGTATGCATGCCTGTGTAGATAGTCACGGATTTGTACTTGATCAACATGTGACCCCTGGAAACATTCATGATAGTACCCAACTCCATGTCTCCATCGATCGTTTACTCGAAAAGGGCTATTCCATTCAAAGTGTTGCGGTAGATGCGGGGTATAAAACACCAGCGAACGCGAGATATTTACTTAATAAAAACATTACACCGTATATGCCATATACTCGACCACGAGGTTCAAAGGATTTACTCAAAAAGAGTGAATATGTTTATGATGAATATTATGATGTTTACTTATGTCCTGGCGGTTCAGAACTCACTTACAGACGCACAGATAAGGACGGTTATCGCCTGTATATGTCAGATCCTATGAAATGTAAAGAGTGTCCGTTACTTTCACAGTGTACAAAAAGTCAGGGGAAACAAAAAGTGATTACCCGACATGTATGGCAATCCTACATTGATACAGTCGAAGAAATTCGACATACGGAAAAAGGTAAAACTGAATATAAGAAGAGATCCCAAACCGTCGAACGTCGTTTTGGAGATGCGAAAGAGCAGCATGGACTCAGATGGACACGTCATAGAGGTATTAAAAAAGTGTTCCGAGACACCACGCTTATTTGTGCATGCATGAACTTGAAAAAGTTGGCAAACTGGCTCATCAAAGAGCCTCAACTGACAGTGTAA
- a CDS encoding type II toxin-antitoxin system HicB family antitoxin, giving the protein MKYHYYAILEKEDENYNVRFPDLPGALTFGEDIEDAIYMAKDALEGHLLVMEDDGDYIPNATDFSELKPLLNDNEQLQLIVADTHLLRIKEENKTVNKMVTLPNYLVELGKEKGINFSQTLQRALKEELGVK; this is encoded by the coding sequence ATGAAATATCATTATTATGCAATTCTTGAAAAAGAAGATGAAAACTATAACGTAAGGTTTCCAGATTTACCAGGTGCTCTTACATTTGGTGAGGATATTGAGGATGCTATTTATATGGCAAAAGATGCATTAGAGGGGCACCTGTTAGTAATGGAGGATGACGGGGATTATATTCCAAATGCGACTGATTTTTCTGAACTAAAACCTTTATTAAATGACAATGAACAACTACAACTAATTGTTGCAGATACTCATCTTTTACGTATAAAAGAAGAAAACAAAACAGTGAATAAAATGGTGACATTACCAAATTATCTAGTGGAATTAGGTAAAGAAAAAGGCATTAATTTTAGTCAAACATTACAACGTGCACTAAAAGAAGAACTTGGTGTTAAGTAA
- a CDS encoding CynX/NimT family MFS transporter: MSGKLYDLKEHWMLIISLMLVASILRAPITAVGPVVDQIKASLQISNTVAGLLTTIPLLIFGIASPIIPKLVRKYSINLIIFYSLIFILCGLVIRNLSSVEWFILGTIIIGLGIAVGNVTIPSYVKLKFPLHIGLVTGLYGAVMNGMAGVGGGLSFPLSEVSRYDYKLSLSIWLILALLAIVFWIKQLKAPTYHTKGVDENTPTLTVKDITKSRIAWGLALSFGLQSMIFYSVVAWVPTILVAQGLTFKTAGYYFMFAQFIQVPIAFIFPQFVESVKNKRIPVIIIFICFITGFSLMFVQQNIVLLIAMLLIGSSAGSAFSTCMVLFSLKANTYDGSMMLSGFSQSVGYIIAASGPLLMGMIQDHIQNEIVNIYIFILLSIMVFITLMIATEDKTIEETIFTKR; the protein is encoded by the coding sequence TTGAGTGGAAAATTATATGATTTAAAAGAGCATTGGATGCTAATTATTTCATTGATGCTCGTTGCATCGATTTTACGTGCACCAATTACAGCTGTTGGTCCTGTAGTCGATCAAATTAAAGCATCACTACAAATTTCGAATACAGTCGCTGGACTTCTCACGACGATACCACTCTTAATATTTGGTATCGCGTCACCAATTATACCGAAACTCGTAAGAAAATATTCTATTAACCTGATCATATTTTATTCTTTAATTTTTATATTATGTGGTCTTGTCATTCGAAACTTATCGAGTGTCGAGTGGTTTATATTAGGAACAATTATTATCGGATTAGGGATAGCAGTTGGAAACGTGACGATTCCGAGTTATGTGAAGCTAAAATTCCCGCTTCATATTGGTCTTGTCACTGGTTTATACGGTGCTGTGATGAACGGTATGGCGGGTGTTGGAGGTGGTTTATCTTTTCCACTATCAGAGGTGAGTCGATATGACTATAAATTATCATTATCGATTTGGCTTATTTTAGCTCTATTAGCGATTGTTTTTTGGATTAAACAATTAAAAGCACCGACTTATCATACTAAAGGAGTCGATGAGAATACACCTACACTCACTGTGAAAGACATAACAAAATCGAGAATAGCGTGGGGTCTCGCACTTAGCTTCGGTTTACAATCTATGATTTTTTATAGCGTCGTCGCTTGGGTTCCGACAATTTTAGTTGCACAAGGATTAACATTTAAAACTGCGGGATACTACTTTATGTTCGCACAATTTATTCAAGTCCCGATTGCGTTTATTTTCCCTCAATTTGTTGAAAGTGTAAAAAACAAACGAATACCAGTCATTATTATATTTATATGTTTCATTACAGGTTTTAGTTTAATGTTCGTTCAACAAAACATCGTATTACTCATTGCGATGTTACTTATTGGTAGTAGTGCTGGTTCGGCTTTTTCAACATGTATGGTTCTATTTTCTTTAAAGGCGAATACATATGACGGGAGCATGATGTTATCCGGATTCTCTCAGTCAGTCGGTTACATTATCGCAGCGAGCGGGCCACTCTTAATGGGTATGATTCAAGATCACATTCAAAACGAAATCGTTAATATTTATATTTTCATTCTGTTAAGTATAATGGTATTTATAACGTTAATGATTGCCACTGAAGATAAAACAATCGAAGAAACGATTTTTACAAAGAGGTAG
- a CDS encoding 2-hydroxyacid dehydrogenase: MLVKLLEPLNIPDEMVEKLAAPIKEKGHEFVYYNEKTTDKDELIERSKDADVIMIANNPYPKEAIEQNENLKYINVAFTGVDHVELDDANTKEKVLLSNAAGYANTAVAELAVGLTLDVFRKITEGDSDTRKAENFPGAFQGREIKGKTVGFIGTGKIGLETAKLFKAFGANLIAYNGSSEKPEALELGMEYMDLDDMLKQSDIITLHVPATKDTHHLLGKEEFEKMKESAVLINCARGPVVDNDALADALNNDVIAGAGIDVYDMEPPIPGDYKLLNAKNTVLTPHVGFLTDEAMELRAKIAFENTIKFLEGNPQNLMN; encoded by the coding sequence ATGTTAGTTAAATTATTAGAACCTCTAAACATACCGGACGAAATGGTGGAAAAACTCGCAGCACCGATTAAAGAAAAAGGTCACGAATTTGTGTATTACAACGAGAAAACGACGGATAAAGATGAATTAATCGAGCGTAGTAAAGACGCTGACGTTATTATGATTGCGAACAATCCATATCCAAAAGAAGCAATCGAACAAAATGAGAACTTAAAATACATTAACGTTGCATTTACAGGTGTCGATCACGTGGAATTAGATGACGCAAATACGAAAGAAAAAGTTCTTTTAAGTAACGCTGCAGGTTATGCTAATACAGCTGTTGCTGAACTCGCGGTCGGTTTAACGTTAGACGTATTCAGAAAAATCACTGAAGGAGACAGTGATACGAGAAAAGCTGAAAACTTCCCTGGTGCTTTCCAAGGTAGAGAAATTAAAGGAAAAACAGTTGGTTTTATCGGAACAGGTAAAATCGGTTTAGAAACTGCTAAGCTATTTAAAGCGTTTGGAGCGAACTTAATCGCGTATAACGGCTCGAGTGAAAAACCTGAAGCATTAGAACTCGGTATGGAGTATATGGACTTAGATGACATGTTAAAACAGTCAGACATCATTACTTTACACGTACCAGCAACGAAAGATACGCATCATTTACTCGGTAAAGAAGAATTTGAAAAGATGAAAGAAAGTGCCGTTTTAATTAACTGTGCGCGTGGACCAGTCGTTGATAACGATGCTTTAGCAGATGCGTTAAATAACGATGTAATCGCTGGAGCAGGAATCGACGTATATGATATGGAACCTCCAATTCCAGGGGACTACAAATTATTAAATGCAAAAAACACAGTATTAACACCACACGTCGGATTCTTAACAGATGAAGCGATGGAGTTAAGAGCAAAAATCGCATTTGAAAATACGATTAAGTTTTTAGAAGGAAATCCTCAAAACTTAATGAACTAA
- a CDS encoding type I toxin-antitoxin system Fst family toxin yields the protein MELIFVNIIAPIIVGGIVAYFAYWLRNRNDK from the coding sequence ATGGAATTAATTTTTGTTAACATCATTGCCCCTATTATTGTTGGGGGTATCGTTGCGTACTTTGCGTATTGGTTACGTAATCGCAATGATAAATAG